The stretch of DNA CATCCCCGGCACGACCAAATTGCATCGATTGGCAGAGAATCTGGCCGCCACGCAGGTCAATTTAAGCGCCATGGAGTTGCAAGCCATTGATCAGGCGGCGCACGCCATCACTGTGGTGGGCGCACGCTACCCCGCAGCGCTGCAAAAAAGCACCGGCCACTGAGCGACTTTAGAGAGGTGATCGCACTACGCAAAGAGGCGGACATTATGCACAGCGTCACTTTTGTTATCGGCGCCGTCTTCATTGGTCTGGCCATCAACCCGGTGCGACGCGCTTGCCCCCAGGTCGCGCAAGCCGTCGCGCAGGGGCCGACGCGACGTCCGCGTCAACGGGGTCACGTTTTGACGTAGGCGGTTTTGCCAACCAATCGCAGCGGCGCGGCCATGCGGCCCAGCGTTTCGGAGTGGCCAAGATAGAGCGCGCCATGGGGGCGCAAAGCCGAGGTCAGGAAGTTGATCACGTTCTGCTGCGTCTGTTGATCGAAATAGATGATCACGTTGCGGCAAAAGATGAGGTCAAACGGCTCATCAAGCTGAAGCTGCCCCTGTTGCAACACCAGATGTCAATGGCGCCCGAAAAATGCAGCACCATGGCGCCGCAATAATGCATCACTTGGGCATTGGTTGGGCGCGTAGCGCACAACGGGGTTTGCCGTTTTCCTTTGTCTTTAAAAAAACGAACAAAAACATCTTTTCAACACACTTGAGATTCAGAATGAGGGAGAGGCGGCAGACCTGTGGGAAACGTGTTTTCGTTTTCCACAGGGATAGCGGAGCGTCCGCCTCT from Magnetofaba australis IT-1 encodes:
- a CDS encoding CheR family methyltransferase, coding for MLQQGQLQLDEPFDLIFCRNVIIYFDQQTQQNVINFLTSALRPHGALYLGHSETLGRMAAPLRLVGKTAYVKT